A single genomic interval of Zingiber officinale cultivar Zhangliang chromosome 4A, Zo_v1.1, whole genome shotgun sequence harbors:
- the LOC121973505 gene encoding protein FAM98A-like isoform X2 translates to MQREIEKPRPESVGINDNEIRITSQGLIRNYVNYATSLLQERSLRVIVLKAMGQAISKAVAATEIIKIKWNPHLHQDISISSVRITNVWEPIEEGLVPLKTKRLVSVISVTLSTGEPKKKTTGYQAPAQIEQPKRQQKFQQLQQPQQQQQHRQTLGQLNQDSYGLGRGRGSGRGRGWTRGGYGGYGGYNNNQGGYYGYRSNRGGYSSGGYSSISYNQGGHGDYRNNQENGGWNGNWSRGGGPGTAGPVYVGGYGGGPVGGGRNGSGGRGYDRARGRMGVRGRGGN, encoded by the exons ATGCAAAGGGAAATAGAGAAACCTCGGCCGGAGTCGGTGGGAATCAACGACAATGAGATCCGCATCACTTCGCAGGGACTCATCCGTAATTATGTCAACTACGCCACCAGCCTACTTCAG GAAAGAAGTTTGAGGGTGATTGTGCTAAAGGCTATGGGACAGGCAATCAGCAAAGCAGTAGCTGCTACCGAGATTATCAAGATT AAATGGAATCCTCATTTACATCAAGATATCTCAATAAGTTCTGTCAGAATCACTAATGTTTGGGAGCCTATTGAAGAGGGTTTGGTCCC GTTGAAGACAAAACGTCTTGTGTCAGTGATCTCTGTAACTTTGTCAACCGGAGAGCCTAAAAAGAAGACCACAGG TTATCAAGCGCCAGCTCAAATTGAGCAGCCAAAGCGTCAACAGAAGTTCCAACAATTACAACAgcctcaacaacaacaacaacatcgaCAAACATTAGGCCAGCTTAATCAAG ATTCATATGGACTGGGACGCGGTAGGGGCAGTGGAAGAGGAAGGGGCTGGACAAGAGGTGGATATGGTGGCTATGGTGGATATAACAACAATCAGGGTGGGTATTATGGATACCGCAGCAATCGAGGTGGGTACAGCAGTGGGGGGTACAGCAGTATCAGCTATAATCAAGGTGGACACGGTGACTACCGAAACAATCAAG AAAATGGTGGATGGAATGGAAATTGGAGCAGAGGTGGTGGGCCAG GCACTGCAGGTCCTGTCTATGTAGGAGGATATGGAGGTGGCCCAGTTGGTGGCGGAAGGAATGGCAGTGGCGGCAGAGGTTATGATCGTGCACGAGGACGGATGGGTGTCCGTGGGAGAGGAGGGAACTAG
- the LOC121973505 gene encoding protein FAM98A-like isoform X1 produces MQREIEKPRPESVGINDNEIRITSQGLIRNYVNYATSLLQERSLRVIVLKAMGQAISKAVAATEIIKIKWNPHLHQDISISSVRITNVWEPIEEGLVPLKTKRLVSVISVTLSTGEPKKKTTGYQAPAQIEQPKRQQKFQQLQQPQQQQQHRQTLGQLNQDSYGLGRGRGSGRGRGWTRGGYGGYGGYNNNQGGYYGYRSNRGGYSSGGYSSISYNQGGHGDYRNNQENGGWNGNWSRGGGPGRGWNFYGTAGPVYVGGYGGGPVGGGRNGSGGRGYDRARGRMGVRGRGGN; encoded by the exons ATGCAAAGGGAAATAGAGAAACCTCGGCCGGAGTCGGTGGGAATCAACGACAATGAGATCCGCATCACTTCGCAGGGACTCATCCGTAATTATGTCAACTACGCCACCAGCCTACTTCAG GAAAGAAGTTTGAGGGTGATTGTGCTAAAGGCTATGGGACAGGCAATCAGCAAAGCAGTAGCTGCTACCGAGATTATCAAGATT AAATGGAATCCTCATTTACATCAAGATATCTCAATAAGTTCTGTCAGAATCACTAATGTTTGGGAGCCTATTGAAGAGGGTTTGGTCCC GTTGAAGACAAAACGTCTTGTGTCAGTGATCTCTGTAACTTTGTCAACCGGAGAGCCTAAAAAGAAGACCACAGG TTATCAAGCGCCAGCTCAAATTGAGCAGCCAAAGCGTCAACAGAAGTTCCAACAATTACAACAgcctcaacaacaacaacaacatcgaCAAACATTAGGCCAGCTTAATCAAG ATTCATATGGACTGGGACGCGGTAGGGGCAGTGGAAGAGGAAGGGGCTGGACAAGAGGTGGATATGGTGGCTATGGTGGATATAACAACAATCAGGGTGGGTATTATGGATACCGCAGCAATCGAGGTGGGTACAGCAGTGGGGGGTACAGCAGTATCAGCTATAATCAAGGTGGACACGGTGACTACCGAAACAATCAAG AAAATGGTGGATGGAATGGAAATTGGAGCAGAGGTGGTGGGCCAGGTAGAGGTTGGAATTTTTATG GCACTGCAGGTCCTGTCTATGTAGGAGGATATGGAGGTGGCCCAGTTGGTGGCGGAAGGAATGGCAGTGGCGGCAGAGGTTATGATCGTGCACGAGGACGGATGGGTGTCCGTGGGAGAGGAGGGAACTAG
- the LOC121970369 gene encoding ISWI chromatin-remodeling complex ATPase CHR11-like isoform X1, which translates to MTRLLDILEDYLLYRGYQYCRIDGNTGGEERDASIETFNQPGSQKFIFLLSTRAGGLGINLAIADVVILYDSDWNPQVDLQAQDRAHRIGQKREVQVFHFCTEFAIEEKVIERAYKKLALDALVIQQGRLAEQKNELLQMVRFGAEMVSSSKDSTDEDIDRIIAKGEEATAELDVKMKKFTEDAIKFKMDGSMLIPF; encoded by the exons atGACTAGACTTTTGGACATACTGGAAGATTACTTGCTATATCGTGGTTACCAATATTGCCGGATTGATGGGAATACTGGGGGAGAAGAACGGGATGCTTCCATTGAAACATTTAATCAACCTGGAAGCCAAAAGTTCATTTTCTTACTTTCTACAAGAGCTGGTGGATTAGGAATTAATCTTGCTATAGCAGATGTTGTCATTCTCTATGATAGTGACTG GAATCCACAAGTTGATTTGCAAGCACAGGATCGTGCTCATAGAATTGGGCAAAAGAGAGAAGTTCAAGTGTTCCATTTCTGTACTGAG TTTGCAATTGAGGAGAAAGTGATAGAGAGAGCATACAAGAAGCTTGCACTTGATGCCTTGGTTATTCAACAAGGACGATTAGCAGAACAGAAAA ATGAACTTctacaaatggttagatttggtGCTGAAATGGTTTCTAGCTCCAAGGACAGTACAGATGAGGATATCGATCGTATCATAGCTAAAGGAGAAGAAGCGACTGCTGAACTTGATGTGAAAATGAAAAAGTTTACAGAGGATGCGATAAAGTTTAAGATGGATGGCAGTATGCTGATTCCTTTTTGA
- the LOC121970369 gene encoding ISWI chromatin-remodeling complex ATPase CHR11-like isoform X2 — protein MTRLLDILEDYLLYRGYQYCRIDGNTGGEERDASIETFNQPGSQKFIFLLSTRAGGLGINLAIADVVILYDSDWNPQVDLQAQDRAHRIGQKREVQVFHFCTEFAIEEKVIERAYKKLALDALVIQQGRLAEQKNLVLKWFLAPRTVQMRISIVS, from the exons atGACTAGACTTTTGGACATACTGGAAGATTACTTGCTATATCGTGGTTACCAATATTGCCGGATTGATGGGAATACTGGGGGAGAAGAACGGGATGCTTCCATTGAAACATTTAATCAACCTGGAAGCCAAAAGTTCATTTTCTTACTTTCTACAAGAGCTGGTGGATTAGGAATTAATCTTGCTATAGCAGATGTTGTCATTCTCTATGATAGTGACTG GAATCCACAAGTTGATTTGCAAGCACAGGATCGTGCTCATAGAATTGGGCAAAAGAGAGAAGTTCAAGTGTTCCATTTCTGTACTGAG TTTGCAATTGAGGAGAAAGTGATAGAGAGAGCATACAAGAAGCTTGCACTTGATGCCTTGGTTATTCAACAAGGACGATTAGCAGAACAGAAAA atttggtGCTGAAATGGTTTCTAGCTCCAAGGACAGTACAGATGAGGATATCGATCGTATCATAG